One Panicum virgatum strain AP13 chromosome 3N, P.virgatum_v5, whole genome shotgun sequence DNA segment encodes these proteins:
- the LOC120667820 gene encoding probable metal-nicotianamine transporter YSL3 encodes MDSTDADSSLSVEQGFEGQPYPGFWRQATLRSMAIAAVLATIFSLVTLRIYMTIGVVGALNMPANVLGYFSVKSLVAMLKRHGIAAAPFTRQENIFLQTCVMTCVNVAISGGLPNYIIAMNSHVAKSLSNHPDDEDIIDRVPTGKYALFLFVTGLVAVTSILPLMQVMIVDYRLPFPTGSVVAHLINSFHTPQGAYVAKMQVAAIFKTFLGSFSWSMFQWFYSGGEHCGFQSFPMFGLNLYKRRFFFDFSPSFVGLGMIVPHVVNFGLLFGAITSWGILFPFLDSKRGQWYHTDSTTSLNGANGYKIFIGITMIITEGLFNFIKLLSVSSIDYYKKRHENDSGSIKYMLTSPSLNYDDRKRLEVLVGNQIPLFVPVVGYIGCAIICSVSIPWIFHHVTFYHMALLFVILPILTFCNTYGTGLTDWSVAQTYARFLLFIIAALIAKPGAIIASLAVCGVAVASLNVSSQAMQDLKTGYMTLTNPRAVVAGHIYGVLIGSIINPCIFLAFEANAKNSAPIGSKDSEYPCPSASIYRAIGLLGKRGLDQLPDHCITFCLFTFLITLAVETLRLVSQKNDWKLQNFIPCITAIALPYLTGPYYSIDMTLGSVLLIIWGKMNRKNAELLSSAVAAGLICGEGIWALPSSILSIFNVHPPICMKFLASGQVHIVDSFVNTLGTR; translated from the exons ATGGATTCAACAGATGCAGATTCGTCGCTATCTGTGGAGCAGGGATTCGAGGGACAGCCATACCCTGGGTTCTGGAGGCAGGCGACGCTTCGTTCCATGGCCATCGCGGCGGTGCTCGCGACCATCTTCTCTTTGGTCACGCTGCGAATCTACATGACCATTGGGGTCGTGGGGGCGCTCAATATGCCTGCGAACGTCCTGGGTTACTTCTCCGTGAAGAGCCTTGTCGCCATGCTGAAGCGCCATGGCATCGCTGCCGCACCGTTCACGCGCCAGGAGAACATCTTCCTCCAGACCTGTGTCATGACATGCGTTAACGTAGCGATCTCAG GTGGTTTGCCAAATTACATTATCGCCATGAATTCTCATGTGGCAAAATCTCTCAGCAATCATCCCGATGATGAAGACATTATTGACCGCGTGCCAACGGGAAAATATGCGCTATTCCTATTTGTCACCGGCCTGGTGGCAGTAACGTCCATCCTGCCGCTGATGCAG GTTATGATTGTCGATTACAGACTGCCCTTCCCAACAGGCTCTGTTGTGGCTCATCTTATCAATAGTTTTCACACCCCTCAAGGAGCTTATGTGGCAAA GATGCAGGTAGCAGCTATATTCAAAACATTTCTGGGAAGCTTTTCTTGGTCTATGTTTCAATGGTTCTACAGTGGTGGTGAACACTGTGGATTTCAGTCCTTTCCAATGTTTGGACTAAACCTATATAAACGTAG ATTCTTTTTTGATTTCTCTCCATCATTTGTTGGTTTGGGTATGATTGTCCCCCATGTTGTAAACTTCGGGTTGCTTTTCGGAGCAATCACCTCCTGGGGAATATTATTTCCTTTCCTTGACAGCAAAAGAGGGCAATGGTATCACACTGACAGTACTACAAGTTTGAACGGAGCGAATGGATATAAG ATTTTTATTGGCATAACAATGATTATCACTGAGGGACTTTTCAACTTCATCAAACTCCTTTCTGTGAGTTCAATCGACTACTACAAGAAGAGGCACGAAAATGATTCAGGGAGTATCAAATATATGTTGACAAGTCCCAGCCTTAACTATGATGATCGGAAAAGGCTTGAGGTACTTGTTGGCAATCAAATCCCTCTTTTTGTACCAGTGGTCGGATATATTGGATGTGCCATAATTTGTTCAGTCTCTATCCCTTGGATCTTCCATCATGTTACCTTCTATCACATGGCCTTATTGTTTGTCATTCTTCCTATTTTAACCTTCTGCAATACATACGGAACGGGACTCACAGATTGGTCAGTTGCACAAACTTATGCAAGGTTTCTGCTCTTCATCATAGCAGCATTGATTGCAAAACCGGGTGCGATTATCGCTAGCCTTGCTGTATGTGGCGTGGCTGTGGCATCTCTTAATGTTTCCTCACAGGCCATGCAAGACCTCAAGACTGGTTATATGACTCTGACTAATCCAAGAGCTGTAGTGGCTGGGCATATCTATGGTGTGCTAATTGGTTCTATCATTAACCCATGCATCTTTCTTGCATTCGAGGCAAATGCTAAAAATTCTGCTCCCATTGGTTCGAAGGATTCAGAGTACCCATGCCCCTCCGCATCAATATATCGTGCCATTGGGCTGCTTGGTAAAAGAGGATTGGATCAGCTCCCGGATCACTGCATTACCTTTTGTTTGTTTACATTCTTGATAACACTAGCTGTGGAAACACTTAGATTAGTGTCCCAGAAAAATGATTGGAAACTACAAAATTTTATCCCTTGCATCACAGCAATAGCACTACCATACCTGACTGGACCTTACTACAGCATAGATATGACCCTAGGTAGTGTCTTGTTAATCATTTGGGGTAAAATGAACAGAAAAAATGCAGAATTATTGTCGTCGGCAGTAGCAGCAGGCTTAATATGTGGGGAGGGAATATGGGCTCTGCCATCATCAATACTCAGCATCTTCAATGTACATCCACCAATCTGCATGAAGTTTCTTGCGAGTGGACAAGTGCATATTGTCGACTCATTCGTAAATACTTTAGGAACACGATGa